The Chryseolinea soli genome contains a region encoding:
- a CDS encoding glycoside hydrolase: protein MSIRFKTFFVLLVVVSGSCFKRDTEQPVTADNETVITIHLDNKKQMIRNFGSSDAWACNFIGAWPDQQRNQVADWLFSTAIDGEGRPKGIGLSLWRFNIGAGSAAQDNITDEWRRTEGFLKDDLTYDWNKQAGQQWFLDAAKTRGVDQFVGFTNSPPVQLTKNKKAFSSGGEHANIAQEKYDAFAVFLATVAKHFQEKGIVLNYLSPFNEPQWDWTAGSQEGTPYSNQEMFEITRKLDSVITKENLPTKIQVAEAGSMVYLYGLSDKPTRANQIEEFFSKGSTRFLGGFNSVDRTISGHSYFTSAPVKDMVAVRQLVNQKIKSVSVPLEFWQSEYCILGDQEEVPGPGKDTGMVPALYVARLIHHDLTVANASAWHWWTSVSVYDYKDGLVYADKNKTTGKVEDTKLLWALGNFSRFIRPGAQRVEVTAQKVNINNPVGLMASSYVNAEASELITVVINYSNSDETMRLDVPAGTVGESRLFITSGKDGENLKPLDKMEGAGAFLVPKTSIITVVTKLL, encoded by the coding sequence GTGAGCATTCGATTCAAAACCTTTTTTGTGTTGCTGGTGGTAGTCTCCGGCAGTTGTTTCAAGCGTGATACAGAGCAGCCGGTGACGGCTGATAATGAAACGGTCATCACGATCCATCTCGACAATAAAAAACAAATGATCCGCAATTTCGGATCGTCCGACGCCTGGGCATGCAATTTCATTGGTGCGTGGCCCGATCAACAACGGAACCAGGTGGCGGATTGGCTCTTCAGCACGGCGATAGATGGGGAGGGAAGACCTAAGGGCATCGGGCTGTCGTTGTGGCGGTTTAACATCGGGGCAGGCAGCGCGGCACAAGACAACATCACCGACGAGTGGCGTCGCACCGAGGGATTTCTAAAAGACGATCTCACCTACGATTGGAACAAGCAAGCCGGCCAGCAATGGTTTCTCGATGCGGCAAAGACAAGAGGTGTCGATCAGTTTGTGGGTTTTACCAACAGCCCGCCGGTGCAGCTCACCAAGAATAAGAAGGCGTTCTCAAGCGGTGGAGAGCACGCGAACATCGCGCAAGAAAAGTATGATGCGTTCGCCGTTTTTTTGGCCACGGTCGCGAAGCATTTTCAGGAGAAGGGAATTGTATTGAATTATCTCAGCCCATTCAACGAACCGCAATGGGATTGGACCGCCGGCAGCCAAGAGGGAACACCCTATTCCAACCAGGAGATGTTTGAGATTACCCGGAAATTGGATTCCGTAATCACCAAAGAGAATCTTCCTACAAAAATACAAGTGGCGGAAGCCGGCTCCATGGTGTACCTCTATGGCCTTTCCGATAAACCTACACGCGCCAACCAGATCGAGGAATTTTTTTCAAAAGGATCGACCCGGTTTCTCGGTGGATTTAATTCCGTAGACCGGACGATCTCCGGACACAGTTATTTCACGTCTGCGCCGGTGAAAGACATGGTCGCGGTGCGCCAGTTGGTGAACCAGAAAATAAAGTCCGTCTCCGTGCCCCTGGAGTTTTGGCAAAGCGAATATTGTATCCTCGGCGACCAGGAAGAGGTGCCGGGCCCCGGCAAGGATACGGGCATGGTGCCCGCATTGTATGTGGCGCGCCTCATTCACCACGACCTCACCGTGGCCAACGCCAGCGCGTGGCATTGGTGGACTTCAGTGTCGGTTTATGATTACAAGGATGGGCTCGTCTACGCCGACAAAAACAAAACCACCGGCAAGGTGGAGGACACAAAGCTGTTATGGGCGCTTGGAAATTTCAGCCGGTTCATCCGGCCGGGTGCGCAACGCGTGGAGGTGACGGCGCAAAAGGTAAACATCAATAATCCGGTGGGGTTGATGGCCTCATCCTATGTCAACGCGGAGGCCAGCGAATTGATCACGGTCGTCATTAATTATAGCAATAGCGACGAAACGATGCGGCTCGATGTGCCGGCGGGTACGGTGGGAGAGTCACGGCTTTTTATTACGTCGGGTAAAGACGGGGAAAACTTAAAGCCTTTGGATAAAATGGAGGGTGCCGGCGCGTTCCTGGTCCCCAAGACATCCATCATTACGGTGGTGACAAAACTTCTTTAA
- a CDS encoding beta-galactosidase: MGKDLRNFWIDLLQGLQITRIFKPASIVLVALLFFAPSAKAQNVYSIELPSTSKKIVRGHLALGGVDPKGDSIAVNSDYIEVKGKPFVPIIGEFHYSRYPSEYWEESILKMKAGGINVIATYIFWNLHERKEGTFDWSGNLDLRKFIILCRKHAMWVIVRIGPFGHGEIRNGALPDWLYGRPFEVRSNDEGYLQYVKILYGQIGKQLQGFFYKEGGNIIGAQLENEFQHAAAPWEISYPGSAREYTVARRDIGVMHEGVSVSHAKNENSAYGNDHMATLKKIANDAGIDVPIYTATGWGNAAILQKGSVPVTAGYAYPTWAPKGPSPFYLYKDIHHNPDYAPVSYDPDLYPSVPAELGSGIMITNYRRPTAVWQSIEPMIVRTLGSGSNGIGYYMYHGGSTPVFDHFYSEESTGLPKISYDFQAPIGEFGDTREHYRSLKLLHMFLDSYGDKLAPLQSVVPATNPEKADDIATLRYAIRSDQNAGFVFMHNFQDHMEMKDIADVQIKIKAATETIVIPARGSFTLKAGTSAILPFNLDLDGLLLKSATVQPLTKLERAGIAHYVFFSNEGFTPILVFGDVKKVKGENCVISTSGNTTLVQGVEGKVFSFSVDGRQFLVIPRSLARQAIKVNDALLFADATWLPQGDSIELLSRGIDQVPLSIYPAIAKTIMIKGAELVKTTPPSKLFSSFSIKFKTVAPAVRFERLSNQKYVLKAGVSLNGLNDLTLRICYKGDRAMAFFDGLLVADHFYYGKPWDIGLKRFLPKLQQQDMVFIFHPVSKTAPYLADFEPSEIPDFTKEDSVLQVEKVDVIPEYKARLSIK; encoded by the coding sequence ATGGGGAAAGACTTACGCAATTTTTGGATTGACCTGCTACAGGGCTTGCAGATCACAAGGATTTTCAAACCCGCGAGCATCGTCTTGGTTGCGCTGCTGTTCTTTGCTCCATCCGCGAAGGCGCAAAACGTGTATTCTATCGAATTGCCATCGACCAGCAAAAAGATAGTAAGAGGCCACCTGGCCTTGGGTGGTGTTGATCCGAAAGGCGATAGCATCGCGGTGAATAGTGATTACATTGAAGTCAAGGGCAAACCTTTCGTTCCCATTATCGGTGAGTTTCACTACTCGCGCTATCCGTCGGAATATTGGGAAGAAAGCATTTTGAAAATGAAAGCCGGCGGCATCAATGTGATTGCCACCTACATTTTCTGGAACCTGCACGAACGAAAGGAGGGAACCTTCGATTGGTCGGGTAACCTTGATCTGAGAAAATTCATCATATTGTGTCGGAAGCATGCGATGTGGGTCATTGTCCGCATAGGCCCATTTGGTCATGGCGAGATTCGAAACGGTGCTTTGCCCGATTGGCTATATGGCCGTCCATTCGAAGTACGCTCGAACGACGAGGGATACCTTCAATATGTAAAAATCTTATACGGCCAGATTGGTAAACAGCTTCAAGGCTTTTTCTATAAAGAGGGAGGCAACATTATTGGTGCACAGCTTGAAAATGAATTCCAGCATGCGGCTGCACCTTGGGAAATTTCGTACCCGGGCAGCGCAAGAGAATATACCGTGGCCCGTCGCGATATTGGCGTGATGCACGAAGGCGTTAGTGTAAGCCATGCTAAAAATGAAAACTCCGCATACGGCAACGATCACATGGCCACGCTAAAGAAGATCGCCAACGATGCGGGTATCGACGTACCGATCTATACGGCCACGGGCTGGGGGAATGCGGCCATCCTTCAAAAGGGGAGCGTTCCCGTCACGGCCGGCTATGCGTATCCAACCTGGGCGCCAAAGGGACCGTCGCCGTTCTACTTGTACAAAGACATACATCATAACCCCGACTACGCACCGGTCAGCTACGACCCTGATCTCTATCCCTCAGTGCCCGCCGAGTTGGGGAGCGGCATCATGATCACGAACTATCGGAGGCCGACTGCGGTTTGGCAAAGTATCGAGCCGATGATCGTGCGAACACTGGGCAGCGGATCGAATGGCATAGGCTACTATATGTATCACGGAGGATCCACGCCGGTATTCGATCATTTTTATAGCGAAGAATCTACCGGCTTGCCGAAGATAAGCTACGACTTCCAGGCGCCTATCGGCGAGTTTGGCGACACGAGGGAACACTACCGCAGCCTCAAGTTGCTTCACATGTTTCTGGATAGCTATGGTGATAAGCTCGCACCCTTGCAATCGGTGGTGCCAGCCACCAACCCCGAAAAAGCCGACGATATAGCAACCTTGCGGTATGCCATACGATCCGATCAAAACGCTGGCTTTGTCTTTATGCACAACTTCCAGGATCATATGGAAATGAAAGACATTGCTGATGTTCAGATAAAAATAAAAGCGGCAACGGAAACCATTGTTATTCCCGCAAGGGGCTCGTTCACCTTGAAGGCAGGCACGAGCGCCATACTCCCCTTCAACCTCGACCTGGACGGCTTGCTGCTAAAGTCGGCCACGGTTCAGCCGCTCACAAAACTTGAAAGGGCGGGTATTGCGCACTATGTTTTCTTCTCCAACGAAGGATTCACCCCGATACTTGTTTTCGGCGACGTCAAAAAGGTCAAGGGCGAAAATTGCGTGATCTCGACCAGTGGAAATACAACGCTGGTGCAGGGCGTGGAAGGCAAAGTGTTTTCATTTAGCGTGGACGGAAGGCAGTTCTTGGTGATCCCCCGCTCACTCGCGCGCCAAGCGATAAAGGTAAACGACGCACTGCTGTTTGCCGACGCAACATGGCTACCCCAGGGCGATTCTATTGAATTGTTAAGCCGAGGGATTGATCAAGTGCCGCTGAGTATTTATCCGGCCATCGCCAAAACGATCATGATCAAGGGCGCGGAATTGGTAAAAACAACACCCCCATCAAAATTATTTTCTTCATTCTCCATTAAATTTAAAACCGTGGCGCCCGCAGTGAGATTTGAGAGATTAAGCAATCAGAAGTATGTGCTCAAAGCGGGCGTATCGCTAAACGGCCTGAACGATCTAACGCTTAGGATATGCTACAAAGGCGACCGGGCAATGGCCTTCTTCGATGGCCTTTTGGTAGCCGACCATTTTTACTATGGCAAACCCTGGGACATTGGGTTGAAGCGATTTCTCCCCAAACTTCAACAACAGGACATGGTGTTTATTTTTCATCCGGTCAGCAAGACGGCTCCATACCTGGCTGATTTCGAACCATCTGAAATTCCCGATTTCACAAAAGAGGACAGCGTGCTGCAGGTTGAGAAGGTGGACGTTATTCCAG
- a CDS encoding DinB family protein, translating into MKAFFKELFQYNHHYNQALITVLAENPERASEKSIKLLSHILNSHRIWNTRIEPGLPTYQRWEAHQIQDAREIDEKNFGQSMHILDTMELSQPMPYVMGDGRACSNSLHEILFQVINHSTYHRGQIATEFRQSGLEPLLTDYIVYKMNNA; encoded by the coding sequence ATGAAAGCATTCTTTAAAGAACTGTTTCAATACAACCACCACTATAATCAAGCGCTCATCACGGTCCTGGCAGAAAACCCAGAGCGCGCATCCGAAAAGAGTATAAAACTGCTGAGCCACATCCTCAACTCGCATCGAATCTGGAATACCAGGATCGAACCCGGTCTGCCTACTTATCAGCGTTGGGAAGCCCACCAAATTCAGGATGCCAGGGAGATCGATGAGAAGAACTTTGGACAGTCCATGCACATACTGGATACGATGGAGCTAAGCCAACCGATGCCATATGTCATGGGTGACGGACGGGCCTGTAGTAATAGTCTTCACGAAATTTTATTCCAGGTGATCAATCACTCCACCTACCATCGGGGCCAGATCGCCACCGAATTCAGACAAAGCGGCCTTGAACCGCTTTTGACGGACTACATTGTTTATAAAATGAATAACGCATAG
- a CDS encoding sugar-binding domain-containing protein: MTRFHKLIPVALFLLFVSLDLAAQHAGTILFNSQWKFHKGDMPQGEKIATDESSWKLLDLPHDWSIEGPFSDAWASGTGYLPGGIGWYRKTFDLLPQQQGKTIYLYFDGVYKNSEVWVNEKYVGKRPNGYASFYYDITPYLNPKGKNVVAVKVDHTDFADSRWYSGSGINRNVYLMAVNPTHIAVWGTVFTTPQISQQQATASLRVSVVNVSKMKTEVIGEITDGQGTVVAHQQGLAHEGKESDVALSFTVKDPKRWSIEKPVLYTLKTTLMVNGKAVDEVTEKVGFREFHFDANKGFFLNDENTKLKGVCFHDDAGALGSAVPKAVWKRRLQTLKELGCNAIRMSHNPHQDYLYDLCDEMGFVVQDEAFDEWAIGKNKWIKGWNVGQPGKDGYSKYFAEWSDRDLGDMIRRNRNRACIMMWSIGNEIDYPNDPYTHEILNTGRNPQIYGKGYQKDNPPAEQMGPIAKHLVEVVKSLDKTRPVTAALAGVVMSNLTSYPDALDVVGYNYQEYRYEDDHRQFPKRIIYGSENGKSYEAWKPVSDLDYISAQYLWTAFDFIGEASVWPVRSSGAGVIDLAGFPKSEFYYRKSLWSEAPTTFLSVAPGARREQGRSRGFGDAHWNWTSGDSVNVYCFTNGDEAELFVNSGSLGRKVVESNGYMHWRVAYQPGELKVRSFQKGKPFGEFLLTTAGEAATLGAVPDRNTLKADKDDVIHLTVSVLDKDNRGVPLADNEITFSIEGPGRLLGLESGDLRSHEDYKASKRKAYKGKVLAYVQATGPGAITVTVNSPGLKPQTVQLESLAADNP, from the coding sequence ATGACACGATTTCATAAACTCATTCCAGTTGCTCTTTTTCTTTTATTCGTTAGCTTGGATTTGGCCGCACAGCATGCGGGCACGATCTTATTCAACTCGCAATGGAAATTTCACAAGGGCGATATGCCCCAGGGCGAAAAGATCGCTACCGACGAGTCGTCCTGGAAACTCCTCGATCTTCCGCACGACTGGAGCATCGAAGGACCTTTTAGCGATGCCTGGGCAAGCGGCACCGGCTATTTGCCCGGCGGCATAGGATGGTATCGAAAAACGTTTGATTTGCTTCCGCAACAACAGGGCAAAACGATCTACCTCTACTTCGACGGTGTCTATAAGAATAGCGAGGTATGGGTAAACGAAAAGTATGTGGGCAAGCGACCCAACGGCTATGCGTCGTTTTACTATGACATCACGCCCTATCTGAATCCGAAAGGAAAAAATGTCGTGGCCGTCAAAGTGGATCATACCGATTTTGCCGACTCGCGCTGGTACAGTGGGTCGGGCATTAATCGTAATGTTTATCTCATGGCGGTCAACCCCACGCACATCGCCGTGTGGGGCACGGTCTTTACAACGCCACAAATTTCCCAACAACAAGCCACGGCGTCGCTGAGGGTTTCGGTTGTAAACGTTTCAAAAATGAAGACCGAAGTTATCGGCGAGATCACCGACGGCCAGGGAACCGTGGTGGCACACCAACAAGGACTCGCCCATGAGGGAAAAGAAAGCGATGTTGCGCTGTCGTTCACCGTTAAAGATCCGAAGCGCTGGTCGATAGAGAAGCCAGTGCTCTACACACTAAAAACAACCTTGATGGTAAACGGCAAGGCGGTGGATGAAGTCACCGAAAAGGTTGGCTTCAGGGAATTTCACTTCGACGCCAACAAAGGTTTTTTTCTCAACGATGAGAACACCAAGTTAAAAGGCGTGTGTTTCCACGACGATGCCGGTGCGCTGGGTTCGGCTGTTCCAAAGGCGGTGTGGAAACGAAGGTTGCAAACCTTAAAAGAATTAGGATGCAACGCCATCCGGATGAGTCACAATCCACACCAGGATTATCTCTACGACCTTTGCGACGAAATGGGTTTCGTGGTACAGGATGAAGCGTTTGATGAGTGGGCCATCGGAAAAAACAAATGGATCAAAGGGTGGAACGTCGGGCAACCGGGGAAGGATGGCTACAGTAAATATTTTGCGGAATGGTCTGACCGCGATTTGGGCGACATGATCCGGCGCAACCGGAACAGGGCGTGCATCATGATGTGGAGCATCGGCAACGAAATCGATTACCCCAACGATCCCTACACGCACGAAATACTGAACACGGGTCGCAACCCCCAGATCTATGGCAAGGGTTATCAAAAGGACAACCCGCCCGCCGAACAAATGGGACCCATCGCCAAACATCTTGTAGAGGTAGTTAAGTCATTGGACAAAACAAGACCGGTCACCGCTGCACTCGCCGGCGTGGTCATGTCCAACCTCACGAGCTACCCCGATGCCCTCGATGTGGTGGGATACAATTACCAGGAATATCGCTACGAAGACGACCACCGGCAATTTCCAAAACGCATCATCTATGGCAGCGAAAACGGAAAATCCTACGAAGCCTGGAAACCTGTGAGTGACCTCGATTACATTTCCGCTCAGTATTTGTGGACGGCCTTTGATTTTATAGGCGAAGCATCCGTGTGGCCCGTGCGCAGCAGCGGGGCTGGCGTGATCGACCTGGCGGGATTTCCGAAGAGTGAATTTTATTACAGAAAAAGCTTATGGTCCGAGGCACCCACCACATTTCTTTCCGTGGCCCCGGGCGCCAGGAGAGAACAGGGGCGCTCACGAGGGTTTGGTGACGCACACTGGAATTGGACATCGGGCGACTCTGTGAATGTTTATTGTTTTACCAACGGCGATGAAGCCGAGCTATTTGTAAACAGCGGATCACTTGGAAGAAAGGTCGTCGAGTCAAATGGATACATGCATTGGCGCGTTGCCTACCAGCCGGGTGAATTGAAAGTAAGGTCATTCCAGAAAGGAAAACCGTTTGGAGAATTTCTATTGACGACCGCAGGCGAAGCAGCAACACTGGGCGCCGTGCCCGATCGGAATACACTCAAAGCAGACAAAGATGATGTGATCCACCTCACCGTTTCGGTCCTCGACAAAGACAACCGGGGTGTTCCCCTCGCGGACAACGAAATAACATTCTCCATCGAAGGACCCGGACGTCTGCTGGGTTTGGAGAGCGGCGACTTGCGCAGTCATGAGGATTATAAAGCCAGCAAACGCAAAGCCTACAAGGGCAAAGTGCTGGCGTACGTCCAAGCGACCGGGCCGGGAGCCATTACCGTTACGGTGAACTCGCCGGGATTGAAGCCACAAACGGTTCAGTTGGAATCCCTGGCGGCAGACAACCCTTGA